CGCAAATCCATCATCACCTACAAATATCGCGACACTGCGAGGCTTTCGACCGGTGTGCTCGCGCCGAACCACTGGGCGTATCACGGCGATGTTGAGACGTTTGATTTCGACCCTGAGCGTGCGCGTCAACTCCTCGATGAAGCGGGATTTGAAGACCCAGATGGCGACGGCCCGTTACCGAGGTTTGAGATCGAGTTCAAAGTCTCAGCAAACAAGTTCCGAGTCTCCTTAGCCGAGCTTATCGCGCACCAACTCGCCGATATTGGAATTTCGGTGAAGGTTCGGTCCTACGAATGGGGAACTTTCTACGACGATATTCGGAGCCGAAATTTTCAGCTGACCACCATGCAGTGGCCTTCTGTGCTCGAGCCCAGCATTCTTCGGTGGATCTTTCACTCTGAGAATATCCCTACTGCAGAGAACCGTTCTGCCGGCGCAAACCGTGGTGCCTACCGAAACCCACGAGTCGACGAGCTCCTAGATCAGGGCAATCGAGAAACGAAACGCGATAAGCGGCGTCAAATCTATGCGGAGGTTCAGGAACATTTGGCTCGAGACCTCCCCTATGTGTCCTTGTGGCATGAGGACAATATCGCGGTCCTGAAGAAAGGAACGCGGGACTACTTCGTCACGCCCAATGCCCGATTCGAGGGCCTAAAGGTCACGATTCCAGCGGAAACACATGAGCAACGAAAATAAGAGCACTAAAGCGCGAAAGATCATCGATCTGATTTTTCTGGGAATCATTTCCATCGTGGTCGGTGTTGGAATTGCGCAGATGTCTGATTCTGGAGCCGCAAGCAAGCTTGAGGGCGGGCCAGCGCCGGTGTTTGCCCTTGAAGCCATGGACGGCCAACGCATGGGCGCCAAGGATTTTGCAGGAAAGGTAGTGATTCTGGACTTCTGGGCTACGTGGTGCCCACCGTGCATCAAGCAGATGCCGGCCCTGCAAAATATCAAGAATGACGAAGAACTTAAGGAAGATGTGAAGATCCTCTCGATCAATACCGACGACCCAACGCCCGAGCGGACCGAGCTCGTTGAGTCCTTCATGGCAAAGCATGCGCTGAGCCTCGATGTGCTCTACGACGACGGTGTGGTTTCGAACCTTTATGGGGTCGAGCGCATCCCGACTCTGGTGGTGATCGACCCCAACGGACTTGTGAGTTACGGGGGTTCAGGCGTGCTAAGTGAAGGCAAATTACGGAAGTTGATTCGAGAAGCAAAAGGCCAATGATGAAATGGAATGGAATTTGGGTCTTGCTCGTAGGCTTGAGTGTTGTACTCGCGAGTGGTTGTAAGGACGAAGAAGACGCGGAGGCTGACGCACCGAGCGCGCCCCGCTCTGTCCCTGTTGAAACCGTAAGCGCCACGGCTCGCACACTCAGAGAGTCGATCATCTCGACAGCCACGGTGGACTCAAAATCGGCCGTTGATGTGGTCGCAGAGGTTCCAGGCGTGGTGATCACCCTGGACACCGAACAGGGTGAAACGGTCAAGAAGGGGCAGCGCATCGCGCAGATCCAAAGAGAAGAAGTCAATTTTGGCGTCAGCTCGGCCAAAACAGCTGTGCAACGACTGGAGTCTGAGGTTGAGCGCCTTCGCCCCCTCTACGACAAGGGCGTGATTAGCAGGCAGGTTTTTGATGAAGCCCAATGGAGGCTCCAAGAGGCTCGCTCCGAACAAAAGCGGGCATCCATGGCTGCTTCCGATTTGAGAGCGGTAGCGCCCATGTCTGGAGTCGTGGCCATGCGCTACGTAAACCTTGGACAGCAAGTCGCAACGGGAACGCCTCTCTTCCGAATTGTCGACCCTGAAGAGCTCATCGTGGCAGTGAATCTCCCCGAGAACTCCCTCGGAAAGATTTTTGAAGGACAGGAAGCCTACGTTGAATCTGACGCCCTTCCAGACCAAACCTTCAACGGCAAAGTCGAGCGCATCAGCCCAGTTGTAGACCCGAGAACCGGCACCCTCAGAGTTCAGCTAAGTCTGGATGAAGCAGCGGCCAAGACCTTAAAGCCCGGTATGTTTGTGAAGGCGCATATCGTGGTGTCTCAGCGGCCCGACGCCGTGGCGATCCCAAGACGCGCTGTGGTCTTCACCGACGACCAATCCAACGTCTTTGTGGTCGAAGATAAAACTGCCCTCAGAAAGCCCGTTAAACTGGGTGTGAACGACGGGACGTGGGTTGAGATCCTAAGTGGTATCAACATGGGAGACAAAGTCGTGGTGCTCGGCCAAGAAGGGCTTAAATCGGGCACACCTGTGGATGCCGTGGAGCGTGAAGGCGGATGACCCAACGTTTCTCCAAGATTGCAACATGGTCGGTGCAACGGCCAGTGGCCACTATCATGATCGTGGTAGCCGTGGCCGTCTTTGGGTACATCTCGTACCAACTCCTACCCGTAAATCTGCTTCCAGAACTCTCGTATCCAACGCTGACGGTCCGAACAGAACTCATGGGCGCAGCGCCCGAAGAGGTTGAGGACAGTGTCACACGACCGCTCGAAGAGATCGTCAGAACGGTTGAAGGCGTGGTTGGAGTGCGCTCGGCAAGCCGAGCTGGCCAATCGGACGTGGTGCTTCAATTTACGTGGAACACCGACATGGACTTCGCCACCCAGAAGGTGCGAGAACGCATCGAGTTGGTGCCACTTCCTGACGAAGCGGGCACACCACTCCTCTTGCGGTACGACCCAGACCTCGACCCGTTTATGCGTCTCGGAGTCGCCGGGCCTCAGTCCTTGGCCGAACTAAGGCGCGTGACAGAGGAAGAAGTTCAGCGTGAACTCGAGAAGCTCGAGGGCGTAGCTATGGTGAGGGTTCGCGGTGGTCTCGAAGAGATTTTCCGCGTGGATTTGGACCCTGGAAAGATGTCCATGCTCGGCGTCACGCCCGCAAATGTGGCTCAGCGGCTCGCGTCCGAAAATATCAACGTGGCCGGAGGCGCGTTGGCCGAAGGTGATGTCACTTACCTCGTCAGAACTTTGAACGCGTTTGAAGGCCAAGACGAGATCGAAAACCTCATCGTGGCCTATCCGGAAGGAACGCCGGTCCGCCTATCCCAGGTGGCCAAAATTTGGCGAGATGTGCGCGAACGCGAAGTCATGACGCGGATCGGACGCACCTCAACGATCGATGAAAGTATCGTCATCGAGGTCTTCAAAGAGGCTGATGCCAATATGGTGGATGTCTCACAACGCGTCAAAGCCACCCTCTTTGGCTCTCCGTCAGACCAGGCCGAGCGCGCGCGGAAGCTCTCCCAAGAATTCGCAGATTCTGTACGCGAGAGAGCCCGAATTCAGGCGAGCGGTGAGCGAAGCCTGGTGGCGACCAAACCCTCTACGCGGCCCAAACTAGTTTTCGACAGGCTACCCGAATCCACGTCGCTCACGGTCTTGAGCGACCAGGCAACCTTCATTGAGAAGAGCATCGCTGAAGTCACACAAACCGCGCTGATGGGCGGACTTTTTGCGGTGCTCGTGCTCTTTCTTTTCTTACGCAACGCGTGGACCACGCTGATTATCGCGTTTTCGATCCCTCTCTCGGTCATCGCTGCGTTCGGCGCGCTGCGGCTTTCGGACGTAACCCTGAACGTCATGAGCCTTGGCGGAATCGCGCTTGGAATCGGCATGTTGGTGGATAACTCCATCGTGGTCTTGGAGTCGATTTTCAGGTGCCGTGAAGAAGGTGACTCCATCATGGACGCCGCGTTCCGTGGTACTTCCGAGGTTGCGGGCGCCGTGGTCGCCTCCACCACCACAACCATCGCCGTCTTCTTGCCCATCGTCTTTGTCGACGGCATCGCAGGCCAGATTTTCGGGGACCTCGCGCTTTCAGTGGTCTACGCGCTTTTAGCCAGTCTAGTGGTTGCCATCTACTTCGTGCCGATGTTGGCTGC
This Microvenator marinus DNA region includes the following protein-coding sequences:
- a CDS encoding TlpA family protein disulfide reductase → MSNENKSTKARKIIDLIFLGIISIVVGVGIAQMSDSGAASKLEGGPAPVFALEAMDGQRMGAKDFAGKVVILDFWATWCPPCIKQMPALQNIKNDEELKEDVKILSINTDDPTPERTELVESFMAKHALSLDVLYDDGVVSNLYGVERIPTLVVIDPNGLVSYGGSGVLSEGKLRKLIREAKGQ
- a CDS encoding efflux RND transporter periplasmic adaptor subunit — protein: MMKWNGIWVLLVGLSVVLASGCKDEEDAEADAPSAPRSVPVETVSATARTLRESIISTATVDSKSAVDVVAEVPGVVITLDTEQGETVKKGQRIAQIQREEVNFGVSSAKTAVQRLESEVERLRPLYDKGVISRQVFDEAQWRLQEARSEQKRASMAASDLRAVAPMSGVVAMRYVNLGQQVATGTPLFRIVDPEELIVAVNLPENSLGKIFEGQEAYVESDALPDQTFNGKVERISPVVDPRTGTLRVQLSLDEAAAKTLKPGMFVKAHIVVSQRPDAVAIPRRAVVFTDDQSNVFVVEDKTALRKPVKLGVNDGTWVEILSGINMGDKVVVLGQEGLKSGTPVDAVEREGG